The sequence GTAGCATGTTGTTTAGAGCTCTGCCTGACATGTTCTTCTACCTGGGGGACCCGAACATACCGTCATCCACCAATGGCCTTGAAGGCTACTTCTCCAGGCTCAAAGCTCGATACCGTCAGCACAGGGGACTGAGCACGAACAATCGCTATCAGTATTTCACTTGGTACTTTTACCTTGTACCACGCTGATCACACATTTTCTGCAAATATGCCCGAAATGACAATGGACGGTGGTGTAATATATCCCCCAACAGTTCGCCAGGAGGAATCCTTTGACCGAGAAGAAGAACCCGTATCGCGTCGGCATAATCGGCGGCGGTAAGAAGGCCTATGGCCACGCCCGCGGCTACGAGTGGCACCCGCGCACGCAGGTGGTGGCCGTTGCCGATACCGACCCTGAGAACCTCAAGCTCTTCGCAGACACCTTCAAGATTCCTGGGTACGCCAACTACCAGGACATGCTGGCGAAGGAGAAGATCGACATCGCCGCGCCGATCCTCCCGGTGACTCCAAACCCGAGCGTCGTCATCGGCTGCGCGAAGGCCGGCGTCAAGGCAATCTACTGCGAGAAGCCCATCGCCGCGAAGCTCTCGGACGCCGACGCGATGGTGGCCGAGTGCAAAAAGCGCAACATCGTGTTCGCCGGCGGAGATGCCTACATCAACATCCCCGAACACTGGAAGGTGCTGGAGCTTATCAAGTCCGGCGAGCTTGGCCGGGTGCAGAGCATAAACCTTTACCAGGCCACCGATGAGATCTCCGGCGGCGGCTGCCAGGGGCTCAGCGCCCTGCGCCGGTTCGCGTTCGACGCGCCCACCGACTGGGTGACCGGCTGGTGCGGGGGCGACCCGAAGAGCGACGACGACCAGAACATGGGCGGCGTTGTGCAGTTCTCCAACGGCGTCACTGGCTTCATCCACA comes from SAR202 cluster bacterium and encodes:
- a CDS encoding Gfo/Idh/MocA family oxidoreductase, translating into MPQQFARRNPLTEKKNPYRVGIIGGGKKAYGHARGYEWHPRTQVVAVADTDPENLKLFADTFKIPGYANYQDMLAKEKIDIAAPILPVTPNPSVVIGCAKAGVKAIYCEKPIAAKLSDADAMVAECKKRNIVFAGGDAYINIPEHWKVLELIKSGELGRVQSINLYQATDEISGGGCQGLSALRRFAFDAPTDWVTGWCGGDPKSDDDQNMGGVVQFSNGVTGFIHNKNVGKDGIEVLCEKGYYTSSWDSGHLFRTGSKRNQYVEDAHFFDEFGGTDGWLTPSGRRQKGGMVSLIDAMEHGKPLRCSGENLRDVLEIAIALRESHRRGFAAVKLPLPDRSLTLNAAKGRMLNKKEVYGKDWYAPVIARAASGTAKGD